One window of Puntigrus tetrazona isolate hp1 chromosome 14, ASM1883169v1, whole genome shotgun sequence genomic DNA carries:
- the xkrx gene encoding XK-related protein 2 yields the protein MENNKPREHDITEVVAQPAGNPAENGAVMVINHGEVHPPFSVLWSTVLYCAEFVCASVLSSMYRKSDDVVWMGLTITFMLVPSVLTQLTLTFVHRDLGRDRPLVLFMHLLQMGPIIRCIEALIVYCQAGKKEEPYVTISRKIKLKHGRGLGPAFECEIGHSERKLAVHRNAFKRTAVIQAFLGSTPQLTLQLYATIQEKYVLPTRLALMIISLISIIYGALVCSVLAIQIKYDDYKVRMKPAAYLCMILWRGLEIATRITTLVLFSTTLTVWVVLVGLINLFIFFFQPWVEFWARKTSLPENIEKNFSKLGTTVVLCMVTFLYACINIFCWSAVQLDLADHDLVEKQPRWRSLAVYYTLRFTENVTLMILWYYFKSDFYEYICTPLLVVQLIVCYGLAVIFMLIFHQFCHPCRRLFHYNVEDCLRCYCCWKKKQSEPPENSADGPQEPPDLTNHLTDRETDIVDDIMEAA from the exons ATGGAAAACAACAAGCCGAGGGAGCATGACATCACGGAGGTGGTGGCGCAGCCCGCCGGGAACCCGGCTGAGAACGGAGCCGTGATGGTGATCAACCACGGTGAAGTCCATCCACCCTTCAGCGTGCTGTGGAGCACCGTCCTGTACTGCGCGGAGTTCGTGTGCGCCTCGGTGCTCAGCAGCATGTACCGTAAGAGCGACGACGTCGTGTGGATGGGGCTGACTATCACGTTCATGCTGGTTCCGTCGGTTCTGACCCAGCTCACGCTGACGTTCGTACACCGGGACTTGGGGAGAGACCGACCCCTCGTGCTCTTCATGCATCTGCTTCAGATGGGGCCTATTATAAG gtgCATTGAAGCTCTTATTGTTTACTGTCAGGCTGGAAAAAAGGAGGAACCATATGTTACCATTTCAAGAAAGATCAAGCTAAAGCATGGCAGAGGCTTAGGCCCAGCCTTCGAATGTGAGATCGGACATTCAGAGCGCAAACTAGCCGTCCACCGCAATGCCTTTAAACGCACAGCTGTTATCCAGGCCTTCCTAGGCTCTACTCCACAGCTCACTCTACAACTCTATGCCACCATTCAGGAAAAATATGTCCTTCCCACACGGC ttgCCCTGATGATCATTTCCTTGATATCTATCATATACGGAGCTTTAGTTTGCAGTGTTCTGGCCATACAGATCAAATACGATGACTACAAAGTGCGAATGAAACCTGCTGCTTACCTCTGCATGATCCTCTGGCGAGGGTTAGAGATCGCCACACGGATCACCACCTTGGTGCTCTTCAGCACAACGCTCACGGTCTGGGTAGTCTTAGTGGGCCTGATCAACCTGTTCATCTTCTTCTTCCAGCCATGGGTTGAGTTCTGGGCCAGGAAGACGTCACTGCCTGAGAACATAGAAAAGAACTTCAGTAAACTTGGCACCACCGTGGTGCTCTGCATGGTCACATTTCTCTACGCCTGCATCAATATTTTCTGCTGGTCCGCCGTGCAGCTGGACCTGGCTGATCACGACCTGGTGGAGAAACAGCCTCGCTGGAGAAGCTTAGCCGTCTACTACACCCTGCGCTTCACGGAGAATGTGACCCTTATGATATTGTGGTACTACTTCAAGTCAGACTTCTATGAATACATATGCACACCTCTGCTGGTGGTGCAACTTATCGTGTGCTACGGCCTGGCTGTAATCTTCATGCTGATCTTCCATCAGTTCTGCCATCCGTGCCGCAGACTTTTTCACTACAACGTCGAGGACTGTCTGCGGTGCTATTGTTGCTGGAAGAAAAAGCAATCAGAGCCACCTGAAAACAGTGCGGATGGTCCTCAAGAACCTCCTGATCTCACCAACCACCTGACAGATCGAGAAACCGATATCGTGGACGATATCATGGAGGCAGCATGA